One genomic region from Athalia rosae chromosome 3, iyAthRosa1.1, whole genome shotgun sequence encodes:
- the LOC105689525 gene encoding smoothelin-like protein 1 isoform X1 gives MRPYQRVTPSVPDSEEVSADTDDHPEKPENENEDDNGEKEELKSPERKEETKPTEPEIESAKANNKKEADKKSSDAETPSSAAVKTTVASEQSSKPAPKKPMSPFAKFRQLDRQNSAPRTPSTPKSPGKDFQFKFTDPVVQNNAVLIKERLLAWCRAKTKEYENVQLDNFSTSWNNGLAFCALLHHFRPDAFDYHSLRKEERRKNFELAFTKADEVAGIAPLLDVEDMVIMQKPDWKCVFTYVQSIYRRFKDED, from the exons at GCGTCCCTATCAGCGAG TTACGCCTTCAGTACCCGATTCCGAGGAAGTTTCGGCAGATACAGATGATCATCCTGAAAAACCAGAGAATGAAAACGAGGATGATAACGGGGAAAAGGAAGAGCTGAAATCTCcggaaaggaaagaagaaacgaaaccaACTGAACCAG AAATTGAATCTGCTAAAGCGAATAATAAGAAAGAAGCGGATAAGAAATCGAGCGATGCTGAAACTCCAAGTTCTGCTGCAGTTAAGACAACGGTCGCGTCCGAACAAAGTAGTAAACCCG CACCTAAGAAGCCCATGTCGCCATTTGCTAAGTTTCGTCAACTTGATCGGCAGAATAGTGCTCCTCGTACGCCAAG CACACCTAAATCACCTGGGAAGGACTTTCAATTTAAGTTCACTGACCCCGTGGTACAAAATAATGCCGTCCTCATAAAGGAAAGACTTTTGGCATGGTGTCGAGCAAAGACCAAGGAATATGAG AACGTTCAACTTGATAACTTCTCTACAAGCTGGAATAATGGACTCGCGTTCTGTGCACTGCTTCATCATTTCAGACCTGACGCTTTTGATTACCATAGTCTCCGCAAAGAGGAACGTAGGAAGAATTTCGAATTGGCTTTTACCAAAGCAGA cGAAGTAGCAGGGATTGCTCCACTGTTGGATGTTGAAGATATGGTGATAATGCAAAAACCGGACTGGAAATGTGTTTTTACTTACGTTCAGTCTATCTATCGTCGCTTCAAAGATGAGGATTGA
- the LOC105689525 gene encoding smoothelin-like protein 1 isoform X2: MSETEVTPSVPDSEEVSADTDDHPEKPENENEDDNGEKEELKSPERKEETKPTEPEIESAKANNKKEADKKSSDAETPSSAAVKTTVASEQSSKPAPKKPMSPFAKFRQLDRQNSAPRTPSTPKSPGKDFQFKFTDPVVQNNAVLIKERLLAWCRAKTKEYENVQLDNFSTSWNNGLAFCALLHHFRPDAFDYHSLRKEERRKNFELAFTKADEVAGIAPLLDVEDMVIMQKPDWKCVFTYVQSIYRRFKDED, translated from the exons ATGTCGGAAACTGAAG TTACGCCTTCAGTACCCGATTCCGAGGAAGTTTCGGCAGATACAGATGATCATCCTGAAAAACCAGAGAATGAAAACGAGGATGATAACGGGGAAAAGGAAGAGCTGAAATCTCcggaaaggaaagaagaaacgaaaccaACTGAACCAG AAATTGAATCTGCTAAAGCGAATAATAAGAAAGAAGCGGATAAGAAATCGAGCGATGCTGAAACTCCAAGTTCTGCTGCAGTTAAGACAACGGTCGCGTCCGAACAAAGTAGTAAACCCG CACCTAAGAAGCCCATGTCGCCATTTGCTAAGTTTCGTCAACTTGATCGGCAGAATAGTGCTCCTCGTACGCCAAG CACACCTAAATCACCTGGGAAGGACTTTCAATTTAAGTTCACTGACCCCGTGGTACAAAATAATGCCGTCCTCATAAAGGAAAGACTTTTGGCATGGTGTCGAGCAAAGACCAAGGAATATGAG AACGTTCAACTTGATAACTTCTCTACAAGCTGGAATAATGGACTCGCGTTCTGTGCACTGCTTCATCATTTCAGACCTGACGCTTTTGATTACCATAGTCTCCGCAAAGAGGAACGTAGGAAGAATTTCGAATTGGCTTTTACCAAAGCAGA cGAAGTAGCAGGGATTGCTCCACTGTTGGATGTTGAAGATATGGTGATAATGCAAAAACCGGACTGGAAATGTGTTTTTACTTACGTTCAGTCTATCTATCGTCGCTTCAAAGATGAGGATTGA
- the LOC105689565 gene encoding geminin isoform X1, which translates to MKPEGTTKVSTAKTGASEDTKVRKSLHVLQPAARDKENLVGAGRTLRSTASAKELLKNEMSEKTAKIETGKRKKVNHKGIQTTEEKIIISQEDLTSEAGPSENYWEVLAERRRIALEDALEENSVLTERVAKLEEENRVCKEMLDETRALVEVLQDMIGEDGNGINNSLDDSAL; encoded by the exons atGAAACCAGAAGGTACCACCAAAGTTTCTACCGCCAAAACTGGAGCTTCTGAG GATACAAAGGTAAGGAAATCCTTACATGTTTTGCAGCCAGCTGCAAGGGACAAAGAGAACTTGGTCGGTGCCGGCAGAACCCTGAGGTCTACAGCATCTGCTAAAGAGCTTCTTAAAAA tgAGATGTCTgaaaaaacagcaaaaattgaaactggAAAACGCAAAAAAGTTAACCACAAAGGCATACAAACTactgaggaaaaaataataatatcacaGGAAGATCTTACCTCAGAAG CTGGGCCCAGTGAAAATTATTGGGAAGTTCTAGCCGAGCGCCGACGTATTGCACTTGAGGATGCATTGGAAGAAAATAGCGTATTGACGGAACGAGTTGCCAAactagaagaagaaaatcgtgTGTGTAAAGAGATGTTAGATGAAACCAGAGCCCTCGTTGAAGTCTTACAG gacATGATTGGCGAAGATGGCAATGGTATCAACAATTCGTTAGACGATAGTGCACTGTGA
- the LOC105689565 gene encoding geminin isoform X2 — protein MKPEGTTKVSTAKTGASEPAARDKENLVGAGRTLRSTASAKELLKNEMSEKTAKIETGKRKKVNHKGIQTTEEKIIISQEDLTSEAGPSENYWEVLAERRRIALEDALEENSVLTERVAKLEEENRVCKEMLDETRALVEVLQDMIGEDGNGINNSLDDSAL, from the exons atGAAACCAGAAGGTACCACCAAAGTTTCTACCGCCAAAACTGGAGCTTCTGAG CCAGCTGCAAGGGACAAAGAGAACTTGGTCGGTGCCGGCAGAACCCTGAGGTCTACAGCATCTGCTAAAGAGCTTCTTAAAAA tgAGATGTCTgaaaaaacagcaaaaattgaaactggAAAACGCAAAAAAGTTAACCACAAAGGCATACAAACTactgaggaaaaaataataatatcacaGGAAGATCTTACCTCAGAAG CTGGGCCCAGTGAAAATTATTGGGAAGTTCTAGCCGAGCGCCGACGTATTGCACTTGAGGATGCATTGGAAGAAAATAGCGTATTGACGGAACGAGTTGCCAAactagaagaagaaaatcgtgTGTGTAAAGAGATGTTAGATGAAACCAGAGCCCTCGTTGAAGTCTTACAG gacATGATTGGCGAAGATGGCAATGGTATCAACAATTCGTTAGACGATAGTGCACTGTGA
- the LOC105689509 gene encoding synergin gamma-like isoform X2, with product MNRNNHNMDKKLSQLPSWLWTTSNSLPGVYRQIWEGVKENRSAIYASSSTVSEVLVDTNKVFPLLLTSQLPTEVLGYIWSLANHKFAGQLTEQELYVVLALVAIAQASYTFNSLDILHLMPSPPIPSLNLSLIEGKQIIQPVKFEPKTQLANSSFDANDEFSDFQSAAPVNAIPSLPMLDTKQGSAIGSRLANHNLGVKKSSDKPKKTNACKHASGSQFRNSNSNSSSTTHNKDQIAIEQITMELFPKCSLKTQSKVVILKDTAIRSSEVLKDNNVNSRDPIHFMDNIPAVDNTVLKLQESRDKILPKKEPEASRLDLMSTQPVEDKYSALRVLIEQPQTPKLETDLAIETAMDDFGDFVSAQQPEPPSQTLPAQESVDFFSSFDFKDSNNDCATENTLDQQISDSFSNLRVESVTDPSFSIEKSDINNDPVIQKEDNISVNSIELGSGSLNCIPRSGSVPSLDLKCFLTNSQDEDHQIENMHQLIYWEWKQYMESCVLLLQVAANIFTSIASEEVLQEVLSTAQGYNFLCNLAEVAAVCRRVNFSHKELDINIMGFDDLLMDIDRTWAEMEPFYSNIPVIHLASNALTIYHDVTFCNYFQIVTELPVWPLHQGENITCSLCLTVVTSGRIVCNENSYHVTCANLWLNCVNNHLPVLSYPPPLLSTTSLSNSHV from the exons atgaatcgaaacaATCACaatatggataaaaaattgtctcAACTGCCAAGTTGGTTGTGGACAACCTCAAATTCTTTACCAGGGGTATACAGACAAATTTGGGaaggagtgaaagaaaatagatcTGCTATCTACGCATCGTCTAGTACGGTGAGTGAGGTACTAGTTGATACCAATAAGGTTTTTCCACTTCTACTGACTAGTCAATTACCAACTGAAGTCCTTGGATATATTTGGAGTCTCGCCAATCACAAGTTTGCTGGCCAATTGACTGAACAAGAATTATACGTCGTTTTAGCTCTGGTAGCTATCGCGCAAGCTTCCTATACCTTCAACAGTTTGgatattttacatttaatGCCATCACCACCAATACCAAGTTTAAATTTATCACTAATCGAAGGAAAACAAATTATCCAACCAGTAAAATTTGAACCCAAGACTCAATTGGCAAATTCATCTTTTGATGCAAATGATGAGTTCtcagattttcaaagtgcTGCTCCTGTTAATGCTATTCCCAGCCTTCCCATGTTGGATACAAAACAGGGATCAGCTATAGGAAGCCGACTTGCAAATCATAATCTTGGAGTGAAAAAATCCAGCGACAAACCGAAGAAAACCAATGCCTGCAAACATGCCTCGGGTAGTCAGTTTCGAAATTCTAATAGCAACTCGAGTTCGACCACTCATAACAAAGACCAAATAGCTATTGAACAAATAACGATGGAACTTTTTCCTAAATGTTCTCTGAAAACACAATCCAAGGTGGTCATACTTAAAGATACTGCGATTCGCAGTAGTGAGGTCCTGAAAGATAATAATGTTAACAGCAGGGATCCTATACATTTTATGGATAATATTCCTGCTGTAGATAATACAGTTCTAAAGTTACAAGAGTCACGAGATAAAATACTCCCAAAAAAGGAACCAGAAGCCAGTCGATTAGACCTGATGAGCACTCAGCCAGTTGAGGACAAATACAGTGCACTACGAGTATTGATTGAACAACCACAGACACCAAAATTAGAAACAGACCTTGCTATCGAAACTGCAATGGATGATTTTGGCGACTTCGTGTCTGCTCAACAGCCTGAACCACCTTCTCAAACTCTGCCTGCTCAAGAATCAgtagattttttctcatcctttgACTTTAAGGACTCAAACAATGACTGTGCAACTGAGAACACATTGGATCAGCAGATATCTGATTCGTTCAGCAATCTCAGGGTGGAAAGTGTCACTGACCCAagtttttcgattgaaaaatctgatattaataatgatccag TTATTCAGAAGGAAGATAACATTTCAGTGAATAGTATAGAACTGGGTAGTGGATCGCTCAACTGTATACCGAGATCTGGTTCCGTTCCAAGTCTAGATCTGAAGTGTTTTTTGACAAATAGTCAGGATGAAGATCACCAAATAGAAAACATGCACCAG CTGATTTATTGGGAATGGAAACAGTACATGGAAAGTTGTGTACTGCTGTTGCAAGTTGCAGCTAATATATTTACCAGTATAGCCTCGGAAGAAGTTTTACAGGAAGTTCTATCCACAGCGCaaggatataattttttatgca atttagctgaAGTAGCAGCAGTTTGCAGACGAGTCAATTTTTCCCACAAAGAGTTAGATATTAATATCATGGGATTTGATGATCTCCTAATGGATATTGACAGAACTTGGGCAGAGATGGAACCTTTTTATTCTAATATTCCGGTAATTCATTTAGCTAGCAATGCGCTCACAATTTATCATGATGTTACATTTTGTAATTACTTTCAGATCGTGACAGAATTGCCAGTTTGGCCTTTACACCAAGGTGAGAATATTACCTGTTCGCTATGTTTGACAGTAGTGACGAGTGGTAGGATTGTTTGTAATGAGAATAGTTATCACGTGACTTGTGCAAACTTATGGTTAAATTGTGTGAACAATCACCTGCCAGTTTTATCCTACCCACCGCCTTTACTATCGACTACATCACTCAGTAATAGTCATGTCTGA
- the LOC105689509 gene encoding uncharacterized protein LOC105689509 isoform X1, producing the protein MNRNNHNMDKKLSQLPSWLWTTSNSLPGVYRQIWEGVKENRSAIYASSSTVSEVLVDTNKVFPLLLTSQLPTEVLGYIWSLANHKFAGQLTEQELYVVLALVAIAQASYTFNSLDILHLMPSPPIPSLNLSLIEGKQIIQPVKFEPKTQLANSSFDANDEFSDFQSAAPVNAIPSLPMLDTKQGSAIGSRLANHNLGVKKSSDKPKKTNACKHASGSQFRNSNSNSSSTTHNKDQIAIEQITMELFPKCSLKTQSKVVILKDTAIRSSEVLKDNNVNSRDPIHFMDNIPAVDNTVLKLQESRDKILPKKEPEASRLDLMSTQPVEDKYSALRVLIEQPQTPKLETDLAIETAMDDFGDFVSAQQPEPPSQTLPAQESVDFFSSFDFKDSNNDCATENTLDQQISDSFSNLRVESVTDPSFSIEKSDINNDPDTVIQKEDNISVNSIELGSGSLNCIPRSGSVPSLDLKCFLTNSQDEDHQIENMHQLIYWEWKQYMESCVLLLQVAANIFTSIASEEVLQEVLSTAQGYNFLCNLAEVAAVCRRVNFSHKELDINIMGFDDLLMDIDRTWAEMEPFYSNIPVIHLASNALTIYHDVTFCNYFQIVTELPVWPLHQGENITCSLCLTVVTSGRIVCNENSYHVTCANLWLNCVNNHLPVLSYPPPLLSTTSLSNSHV; encoded by the exons atgaatcgaaacaATCACaatatggataaaaaattgtctcAACTGCCAAGTTGGTTGTGGACAACCTCAAATTCTTTACCAGGGGTATACAGACAAATTTGGGaaggagtgaaagaaaatagatcTGCTATCTACGCATCGTCTAGTACGGTGAGTGAGGTACTAGTTGATACCAATAAGGTTTTTCCACTTCTACTGACTAGTCAATTACCAACTGAAGTCCTTGGATATATTTGGAGTCTCGCCAATCACAAGTTTGCTGGCCAATTGACTGAACAAGAATTATACGTCGTTTTAGCTCTGGTAGCTATCGCGCAAGCTTCCTATACCTTCAACAGTTTGgatattttacatttaatGCCATCACCACCAATACCAAGTTTAAATTTATCACTAATCGAAGGAAAACAAATTATCCAACCAGTAAAATTTGAACCCAAGACTCAATTGGCAAATTCATCTTTTGATGCAAATGATGAGTTCtcagattttcaaagtgcTGCTCCTGTTAATGCTATTCCCAGCCTTCCCATGTTGGATACAAAACAGGGATCAGCTATAGGAAGCCGACTTGCAAATCATAATCTTGGAGTGAAAAAATCCAGCGACAAACCGAAGAAAACCAATGCCTGCAAACATGCCTCGGGTAGTCAGTTTCGAAATTCTAATAGCAACTCGAGTTCGACCACTCATAACAAAGACCAAATAGCTATTGAACAAATAACGATGGAACTTTTTCCTAAATGTTCTCTGAAAACACAATCCAAGGTGGTCATACTTAAAGATACTGCGATTCGCAGTAGTGAGGTCCTGAAAGATAATAATGTTAACAGCAGGGATCCTATACATTTTATGGATAATATTCCTGCTGTAGATAATACAGTTCTAAAGTTACAAGAGTCACGAGATAAAATACTCCCAAAAAAGGAACCAGAAGCCAGTCGATTAGACCTGATGAGCACTCAGCCAGTTGAGGACAAATACAGTGCACTACGAGTATTGATTGAACAACCACAGACACCAAAATTAGAAACAGACCTTGCTATCGAAACTGCAATGGATGATTTTGGCGACTTCGTGTCTGCTCAACAGCCTGAACCACCTTCTCAAACTCTGCCTGCTCAAGAATCAgtagattttttctcatcctttgACTTTAAGGACTCAAACAATGACTGTGCAACTGAGAACACATTGGATCAGCAGATATCTGATTCGTTCAGCAATCTCAGGGTGGAAAGTGTCACTGACCCAagtttttcgattgaaaaatctgatattaataatgatccag ATACAGTTATTCAGAAGGAAGATAACATTTCAGTGAATAGTATAGAACTGGGTAGTGGATCGCTCAACTGTATACCGAGATCTGGTTCCGTTCCAAGTCTAGATCTGAAGTGTTTTTTGACAAATAGTCAGGATGAAGATCACCAAATAGAAAACATGCACCAG CTGATTTATTGGGAATGGAAACAGTACATGGAAAGTTGTGTACTGCTGTTGCAAGTTGCAGCTAATATATTTACCAGTATAGCCTCGGAAGAAGTTTTACAGGAAGTTCTATCCACAGCGCaaggatataattttttatgca atttagctgaAGTAGCAGCAGTTTGCAGACGAGTCAATTTTTCCCACAAAGAGTTAGATATTAATATCATGGGATTTGATGATCTCCTAATGGATATTGACAGAACTTGGGCAGAGATGGAACCTTTTTATTCTAATATTCCGGTAATTCATTTAGCTAGCAATGCGCTCACAATTTATCATGATGTTACATTTTGTAATTACTTTCAGATCGTGACAGAATTGCCAGTTTGGCCTTTACACCAAGGTGAGAATATTACCTGTTCGCTATGTTTGACAGTAGTGACGAGTGGTAGGATTGTTTGTAATGAGAATAGTTATCACGTGACTTGTGCAAACTTATGGTTAAATTGTGTGAACAATCACCTGCCAGTTTTATCCTACCCACCGCCTTTACTATCGACTACATCACTCAGTAATAGTCATGTCTGA
- the LOC105689509 gene encoding synergin gamma-like isoform X3, with amino-acid sequence MNRNNHNMDKKLSQLPSWLWTTSNSLPGVYRQIWEGVKENRSAIYASSSTVSEVLVDTNKVFPLLLTSQLPTEVLGYIWSLANHKFAGQLTEQELYVVLALVAIAQASYTFNSLDILHLMPSPPIPSLNLSLIEGKQIIQPVKFEPKTQLANSSFDANDEFSDFQSAAPVNAIPSLPMLDTKQGSAIGSRLANHNLGVKKSSDKPKKTNACKHASGSQFRNSNSNSSSTTHNKDQIAIEQITMELFPKCSLKTQSKVVILKDTAIRSSEVLKDNNVNSRDPIHFMDNIPAVDNTVLKLQESRDKILPKKEPEASRLDLMSTQPVEDKYSALRVLIEQPQTPKLETDLAIETAMDDFGDFVSAQQPEPPSQTLPAQESVDFFSSFDFKDSNNDCATENTLDQQISDSFSNLRVESVTDPSFSIEKSDINNDPDTVIQKEDNISVNSIELGSGSLNCIPRSGSVPSLDLKCFLTNSQDEDHQIENMHQLIYWEWKQYMESCVLLLQVAANIFTSIASEEVLQEVLSTAQGYNFLCNLAEVAAVCRRVNFSHKELDINIMGFDDLLMDIDRTWAEMEPFYSNIPIVTELPVWPLHQGENITCSLCLTVVTSGRIVCNENSYHVTCANLWLNCVNNHLPVLSYPPPLLSTTSLSNSHV; translated from the exons atgaatcgaaacaATCACaatatggataaaaaattgtctcAACTGCCAAGTTGGTTGTGGACAACCTCAAATTCTTTACCAGGGGTATACAGACAAATTTGGGaaggagtgaaagaaaatagatcTGCTATCTACGCATCGTCTAGTACGGTGAGTGAGGTACTAGTTGATACCAATAAGGTTTTTCCACTTCTACTGACTAGTCAATTACCAACTGAAGTCCTTGGATATATTTGGAGTCTCGCCAATCACAAGTTTGCTGGCCAATTGACTGAACAAGAATTATACGTCGTTTTAGCTCTGGTAGCTATCGCGCAAGCTTCCTATACCTTCAACAGTTTGgatattttacatttaatGCCATCACCACCAATACCAAGTTTAAATTTATCACTAATCGAAGGAAAACAAATTATCCAACCAGTAAAATTTGAACCCAAGACTCAATTGGCAAATTCATCTTTTGATGCAAATGATGAGTTCtcagattttcaaagtgcTGCTCCTGTTAATGCTATTCCCAGCCTTCCCATGTTGGATACAAAACAGGGATCAGCTATAGGAAGCCGACTTGCAAATCATAATCTTGGAGTGAAAAAATCCAGCGACAAACCGAAGAAAACCAATGCCTGCAAACATGCCTCGGGTAGTCAGTTTCGAAATTCTAATAGCAACTCGAGTTCGACCACTCATAACAAAGACCAAATAGCTATTGAACAAATAACGATGGAACTTTTTCCTAAATGTTCTCTGAAAACACAATCCAAGGTGGTCATACTTAAAGATACTGCGATTCGCAGTAGTGAGGTCCTGAAAGATAATAATGTTAACAGCAGGGATCCTATACATTTTATGGATAATATTCCTGCTGTAGATAATACAGTTCTAAAGTTACAAGAGTCACGAGATAAAATACTCCCAAAAAAGGAACCAGAAGCCAGTCGATTAGACCTGATGAGCACTCAGCCAGTTGAGGACAAATACAGTGCACTACGAGTATTGATTGAACAACCACAGACACCAAAATTAGAAACAGACCTTGCTATCGAAACTGCAATGGATGATTTTGGCGACTTCGTGTCTGCTCAACAGCCTGAACCACCTTCTCAAACTCTGCCTGCTCAAGAATCAgtagattttttctcatcctttgACTTTAAGGACTCAAACAATGACTGTGCAACTGAGAACACATTGGATCAGCAGATATCTGATTCGTTCAGCAATCTCAGGGTGGAAAGTGTCACTGACCCAagtttttcgattgaaaaatctgatattaataatgatccag ATACAGTTATTCAGAAGGAAGATAACATTTCAGTGAATAGTATAGAACTGGGTAGTGGATCGCTCAACTGTATACCGAGATCTGGTTCCGTTCCAAGTCTAGATCTGAAGTGTTTTTTGACAAATAGTCAGGATGAAGATCACCAAATAGAAAACATGCACCAG CTGATTTATTGGGAATGGAAACAGTACATGGAAAGTTGTGTACTGCTGTTGCAAGTTGCAGCTAATATATTTACCAGTATAGCCTCGGAAGAAGTTTTACAGGAAGTTCTATCCACAGCGCaaggatataattttttatgca atttagctgaAGTAGCAGCAGTTTGCAGACGAGTCAATTTTTCCCACAAAGAGTTAGATATTAATATCATGGGATTTGATGATCTCCTAATGGATATTGACAGAACTTGGGCAGAGATGGAACCTTTTTATTCTAATATTCCG ATCGTGACAGAATTGCCAGTTTGGCCTTTACACCAAGGTGAGAATATTACCTGTTCGCTATGTTTGACAGTAGTGACGAGTGGTAGGATTGTTTGTAATGAGAATAGTTATCACGTGACTTGTGCAAACTTATGGTTAAATTGTGTGAACAATCACCTGCCAGTTTTATCCTACCCACCGCCTTTACTATCGACTACATCACTCAGTAATAGTCATGTCTGA
- the LOC105689574 gene encoding transcription elongation factor SPT4 gives MSMETVPKDLRGLRACLVCSLIKTFDQFEFDGCDNCDEFLRMKNNKDNVFDCTSSNFDGMIAVMSPEDSWVCKWQRINRFCKGVYAISVSGRLPSNVIREMKSRGIVYRPRDTSQR, from the exons atGTCTATGGAAACAGTACCCAAAGATTTACGTGGACTAAGAGCATGTTTGGTGTGTTCTTTGATCAAG ACGTTCGATCAGTTTGAATTTGATGGTTGCGATAACTGTGACGAGTTcctgcgaatgaaaaataataaggaCAATGTGTTCGATTGCACAAGTTCTAATTTTGATGG GATGATAGCAGTAATGAGCCCAGAGGATAGTTGGGTATGCAAATGGCAGAGGATAA aTCGTTTTTGCAAAGGCGTATACGCAATTTCTGTGTCCGGACGATTGCCTAGCAACGTTATTAGAGAAATGAAGAGTCGAGGAATCGTGTACAGGCCACGTGATACGAGCCAACGATAG
- the LOC105689571 gene encoding protein mago nashi homolog: protein MSTDFYIRYYVGHKGKFGHEFLEFEFRPDGKLRYANNSNYKNDTMIRKEAYVHNCVMEELKRIIQDSEIMQEDDSLWPQPDRVGRQELEIVIGDEHISFTTSKTGSLLDVNQSRDPEGLRCFYYLVQDLKCLVFSLIGLHFKIKPI from the coding sequence ATGTCGACGGATTTTTATATACGCTACTATGTGGGCCACAAGGGTAAATTTGGTCATGAATTTCTCGAGTTTGAATTCAGGCCGGATGGCAAATTGAGGTACGCAAACAATTCCAATTACAAAAATGACACGATGATTCGTAAGGAAGCATACGTTCATAATTGCGTCATGGAGGAACTTAAGAGGATAATTCAAGACTCTGAAATAATGCAAGAAGATGATTCTTTGTGGCCACAACCTGATAGAGTCGGTCGACAAGAGCTAGAAATTGTTATTGGGGACGAGCACATTTCATTCACAACATCCAAAACTGGTTCACTTCTGGACGTCAATCAATCCAGAGATCCTGAGGGTCTACGATGCTTCTACTACCTCGTACAGGACCTCAAGTGTCTTGTATTCTCTCTCATTGGACTTCACTTCAAAATAAAACCTATATAA